One Sanguibacter keddieii DSM 10542 genomic window carries:
- a CDS encoding nucleoside deaminase, with protein sequence MGLAIDEARLALETGDVPVGAVVVGPDGTVIGRGHNAREAAGDPTAHAEVLALREAAQTLGEWRLTGCTLVVTLEPCVMCAGATMLARVPRLVLGAWDDKAGATGSMWDLVRDRRSTHRVEVVGGVREAECAALLLDFFADHRVPRA encoded by the coding sequence ATGGGTCTGGCGATCGACGAGGCGCGGCTCGCCCTCGAGACCGGCGACGTGCCGGTGGGCGCGGTCGTCGTCGGCCCCGACGGCACTGTGATCGGCCGCGGCCACAACGCCCGCGAGGCCGCGGGGGACCCCACGGCGCACGCCGAGGTGCTCGCGCTGCGCGAGGCCGCCCAGACCCTCGGCGAGTGGCGGCTCACCGGATGCACGCTCGTCGTGACGCTCGAGCCCTGCGTCATGTGCGCGGGGGCGACGATGCTCGCCCGCGTGCCCCGGCTCGTCCTCGGAGCCTGGGACGACAAGGCGGGCGCCACCGGGTCGATGTGGGACCTCGTGCGCGATCGCCGCTCGACCCACCGCGTCGAGGTGGTGGGCGGTGTCCGTGAGGCGGAGTGCGCCGCGTTGCTCCTCGACTTCTTCGCGGACCACCGAGTTCCTCGCGCCTGA
- a CDS encoding Sir2 family NAD-dependent protein deacetylase, translating to MLDLLRGRRFAVLTGAGVSTDSGIPDYRGPDSPPRNPMTYQQFIGDESFRRHYWARNHVGWRHVERTSPNEGHRALTRLEQAGLVTGIITQNVDTLHVVAGAENVVDLHGSFDRVVCLDCGHVVSRESLATRLEEANPGFVESIGDVADIEIAPDADAVIETTAHFRPVACEVCGGTLKPDIVYFGEMVPKARVARAFAMVDEAEVLLVAGSSLTVHSGLRFVKHAAKAGIPVIIVNRGETRGDPLATLTVDAGATQTLEAIARALAP from the coding sequence ATGCTCGACCTGCTGCGCGGTCGACGCTTCGCGGTGCTCACGGGTGCTGGTGTCTCGACCGACTCCGGTATCCCTGACTACCGTGGGCCCGACTCGCCGCCGCGCAACCCGATGACGTACCAGCAGTTCATCGGCGACGAGTCCTTCCGCCGGCACTACTGGGCCCGTAACCACGTGGGCTGGCGGCACGTGGAGCGGACGAGCCCGAACGAGGGCCACCGCGCCCTGACGCGCCTGGAGCAGGCCGGGCTCGTGACGGGCATCATCACGCAGAACGTCGACACCCTGCACGTGGTGGCGGGGGCGGAGAACGTCGTCGACCTGCACGGCAGCTTCGACCGGGTGGTGTGCCTCGACTGCGGGCACGTGGTGTCCCGCGAGTCGCTCGCGACGCGGCTGGAGGAGGCGAACCCCGGGTTCGTCGAGTCCATCGGTGACGTCGCCGACATCGAGATCGCGCCTGACGCCGACGCCGTGATCGAGACGACTGCGCACTTCCGTCCGGTCGCCTGCGAGGTGTGCGGCGGCACGCTCAAGCCCGACATCGTGTACTTCGGCGAGATGGTCCCGAAGGCACGGGTGGCCCGCGCCTTCGCGATGGTCGACGAGGCGGAGGTGCTGCTGGTCGCCGGGTCGTCGCTCACGGTCCACTCCGGCCTGAGGTTCGTCAAGCACGCCGCCAAGGCGGGCATCCCGGTGATCATCGTCAACCGTGGGGAGACCCGCGGCGACCCCCTCGCGACCCTCACGGTCGATGCGGGGGCGACGCAGACCCTCGAGGCGATCGCGCGGGCGCTCGCTCCGTGA
- a CDS encoding arabinan endo-1,5-alpha-L-arabinosidase, with translation MERPLSTRAAALLAAAALALVTAAAPAPAPPPAPATGDSTAVAAVAAAPAGDPVGGKTLVGETSPIHDPALVIDDDGTWYAFSTGRVNRENGGTIQIATSHDDGTTWEYAGTVWDEIPAWIDDHFSDGALPDNLWAPEVYEHDGTYYLYYSASRFGTDDSLTALATNVTLDPTDPDYEWVDQGLVVESPVSGLPGDARFNAIDAGIVEDEDGNPFMAIGSFWYGIFLVPLEWPSGKPVDGWQEQTVNIADRFVAGNPIEAPYITHRDGYYYLFVSFGACCQGADSTYQVAVGRSESVTGPYLDREGQDMYGGGGTILLEEHGAVVGPGGQSVSGDYLAFHYYDASNEEIPYFPTLGIQRLDWVDGWPVADQRVELPTVAAGPADVTVAPGAAATFTTTATGIPSPVVEWETSTDDGATWTDVAVQPRTVPGEASASADGPSAAAQGVASSTLSLAEVTAEQDGTLVRARVTNAHGATVTETATLTVVAPEP, from the coding sequence GTGGAACGACCCCTCAGCACCCGAGCCGCAGCCCTGCTCGCCGCAGCGGCCCTCGCGCTCGTGACCGCAGCGGCACCCGCACCCGCTCCCCCGCCCGCTCCCGCCACAGGCGACTCGACGGCCGTCGCTGCCGTGGCTGCCGCGCCGGCTGGGGACCCCGTCGGCGGCAAGACGCTCGTCGGCGAGACCTCGCCCATCCACGACCCCGCCCTCGTGATCGACGACGACGGCACCTGGTACGCGTTCTCGACCGGGCGGGTCAACCGGGAGAACGGCGGCACCATCCAGATCGCCACCTCCCACGACGACGGCACCACCTGGGAGTACGCGGGCACCGTCTGGGACGAGATCCCGGCGTGGATCGACGACCACTTCTCCGACGGGGCGCTGCCCGACAACCTCTGGGCCCCCGAGGTCTACGAGCACGACGGCACTTACTACCTCTACTACTCGGCGTCGCGGTTCGGCACCGACGACTCCCTCACCGCGCTCGCCACCAACGTGACGCTCGACCCGACCGACCCCGACTACGAGTGGGTCGACCAGGGTCTCGTCGTCGAGTCCCCCGTCTCCGGGCTGCCGGGGGACGCGCGGTTCAACGCGATCGACGCCGGGATCGTCGAGGACGAGGACGGCAACCCCTTCATGGCCATCGGCTCGTTCTGGTACGGGATCTTCCTGGTGCCGCTCGAGTGGCCGAGCGGTAAGCCCGTCGACGGCTGGCAGGAGCAGACCGTCAACATCGCCGACAGGTTCGTCGCCGGCAACCCGATCGAGGCCCCGTACATCACGCACCGCGACGGCTACTACTACCTCTTCGTGTCCTTCGGGGCGTGCTGCCAGGGCGCCGACTCCACCTACCAGGTGGCCGTCGGGCGCTCAGAGTCCGTGACCGGCCCGTACCTCGACCGCGAGGGTCAGGACATGTACGGCGGCGGCGGGACGATCCTGCTCGAGGAGCACGGTGCCGTGGTGGGTCCGGGCGGGCAGTCGGTGTCCGGCGACTACCTGGCCTTCCACTACTACGACGCCTCCAACGAGGAGATCCCGTACTTCCCGACGCTCGGGATCCAGCGCCTCGACTGGGTCGACGGGTGGCCCGTGGCCGACCAGCGCGTCGAGCTGCCGACGGTCGCCGCGGGGCCGGCCGACGTGACTGTGGCCCCGGGCGCCGCCGCGACCTTCACGACCACGGCCACCGGAATCCCCTCCCCCGTGGTGGAGTGGGAGACCTCGACCGACGACGGCGCGACGTGGACCGACGTCGCCGTCCAGCCGCGGACCGTGCCCGGCGAGGCCTCCGCGAGCGCCGACGGGCCGTCGGCGGCAGCACAGGGCGTCGCCTCGTCGACCCTGAGCCTCGCCGAGGTCACCGCGGAGCAGGACGGCACCCTCGTCCGCGCCCGGGTGACGAACGCCCACGGGGCCACGGTCACCGAGACCGCAACGCTCACGGTCGTCGCACCCGAGCCCTGA
- a CDS encoding LLM class F420-dependent oxidoreductase produces MDLRIFTEPQQGATYDDILAVAQATEELGYDAFFRSDHFLAMGGDGLPGPTDAWLTLAALARETSRIKLGTLVTSATFRHPGLLAVQVAQVDQMSGGRVELGLGTGWFAEEHTAYGVPFPAKRFGILEEQLEIITGLWSTPVGEKYSFDGTHYTLVDSPALPKPVQSPVPVIVGGNGPKRTPALAARFGTEFNAAFPEIDDIPQMFARVRAACEEAGRPADDLAYSAALVMCVGADEAEFSRRAAAIGREPAELREHGVAGTVSEAVDRLGLLAEHGATRVYLQALDMSDLDHLDLVAREVATQLG; encoded by the coding sequence ATGGACCTCCGCATCTTCACCGAACCCCAGCAGGGCGCGACCTACGACGACATCCTCGCGGTGGCCCAGGCCACCGAGGAGCTCGGCTACGACGCGTTCTTCCGCTCCGACCACTTCCTCGCGATGGGCGGCGACGGCCTGCCCGGCCCCACGGACGCCTGGCTCACGCTCGCCGCGCTCGCCCGCGAGACGAGCCGCATCAAGCTCGGCACACTCGTGACCTCGGCGACCTTCCGCCACCCCGGGCTCCTCGCGGTCCAGGTGGCGCAGGTCGACCAGATGAGCGGCGGCCGCGTCGAGCTCGGCCTGGGCACCGGCTGGTTCGCCGAGGAGCACACCGCCTACGGCGTGCCCTTCCCGGCCAAGCGCTTCGGCATCCTCGAGGAGCAGCTCGAGATCATCACCGGCCTGTGGTCGACGCCCGTCGGCGAGAAGTACTCCTTCGACGGCACGCACTACACGCTCGTCGACTCGCCCGCGCTGCCCAAGCCGGTGCAGAGCCCCGTCCCCGTGATCGTCGGCGGCAACGGGCCCAAGCGCACCCCGGCCCTGGCCGCGCGGTTCGGCACCGAGTTCAACGCCGCCTTCCCGGAGATCGACGACATCCCGCAGATGTTCGCCCGCGTCCGTGCGGCGTGCGAGGAGGCCGGGCGACCGGCCGACGACCTCGCCTACTCGGCGGCGCTCGTCATGTGCGTCGGCGCCGACGAGGCCGAGTTCTCCCGCCGGGCAGCAGCCATCGGCCGCGAGCCCGCCGAGCTCCGCGAGCACGGTGTCGCCGGGACCGTGAGCGAGGCCGTCGACCGCCTCGGGCTCCTCGCCGAGCACGGTGCGACGCGCGTGTACCTCCAGGCCCTCGACATGAGCGACCTCGACCACCTCGACCTCGTCGCCCGCGAGGTCGCCACGCAGCTCGGCTGA
- the mraY gene encoding phospho-N-acetylmuramoyl-pentapeptide-transferase: MVNVLLAGGIATAVSLLCTPAFIRFLVRRRYGQFVRDDLTHHHVKRGKPTMGGAVIIAAAVVGYLASHAILLPLHGSDLIRVAPSRISLSALLVLFLLVGLGVVGFLDDFTKIRRERSLGLTSRQKLVGQSLVTVLFALGALLLKDSNGQSPASTAISVVRDTSLDLAFAGPAVGAVLFLLWANILITGASNGVNITDGLDGLATGASVMVFGAYTMISIWQYNQSCQTVPGPNCYAVTDALDLAVVSCAIAGACLGFLWWNASPAQIIMGDTGSLSLGAALAGLAILTQTQLLLVVLGGLFVIVTLSVIIQVASFKLTGRRVFRMAPLHHHFELIGWSEVTIVARFWIVSAVCVIAGLALFYGEWVVTG, translated from the coding sequence ATGGTCAACGTCCTGCTGGCCGGAGGGATCGCCACGGCAGTGTCGCTCCTGTGCACCCCCGCCTTCATCAGGTTCTTGGTCCGGCGCAGGTACGGCCAGTTCGTCCGTGACGACCTGACCCACCACCACGTCAAGCGGGGCAAGCCCACCATGGGTGGTGCGGTGATCATCGCCGCCGCGGTCGTCGGGTACCTCGCCTCGCACGCGATCCTGCTGCCGCTGCACGGCTCCGACCTCATCAGGGTGGCCCCGAGCCGCATCTCGCTCAGCGCGCTCCTCGTCCTGTTCCTGCTCGTCGGCCTCGGCGTCGTCGGCTTCCTGGACGACTTCACCAAGATCCGCAGAGAACGCAGCCTCGGGCTCACCTCCCGGCAGAAGCTCGTGGGCCAGTCGCTGGTCACGGTCCTGTTCGCCCTGGGAGCCCTGCTGCTCAAGGACTCGAACGGCCAGTCCCCAGCCTCCACGGCGATCTCCGTCGTCAGGGACACGAGCCTCGACCTGGCGTTCGCAGGTCCGGCGGTGGGCGCCGTGCTCTTCCTCCTGTGGGCCAACATCCTCATCACCGGCGCCTCGAACGGCGTCAACATCACCGACGGCCTGGACGGTCTTGCCACCGGGGCATCGGTCATGGTCTTCGGCGCGTACACGATGATCAGCATCTGGCAGTACAACCAGAGCTGCCAGACGGTCCCCGGCCCCAACTGCTACGCCGTCACCGACGCGCTCGACCTCGCGGTGGTGTCCTGCGCGATCGCCGGTGCGTGCCTCGGGTTCCTGTGGTGGAACGCCTCGCCGGCCCAGATCATCATGGGCGACACCGGGTCGCTGTCCCTCGGTGCGGCTCTCGCGGGCCTGGCCATCCTCACCCAGACCCAGCTGCTGCTCGTGGTGCTCGGCGGGCTCTTCGTGATCGTCACGCTGTCGGTCATCATCCAGGTCGCGAGCTTCAAGCTGACGGGGCGCCGGGTGTTCCGCATGGCCCCGCTGCACCACCACTTCGAGCTCATCGGCTGGTCCGAGGTGACGATCGTCGCCCGGTTCTGGATCGTCTCGGCGGTCTGCGTCATCGCAGGGCTGGCGCTGTTCTACGGCGAGTGGGTCGTGACGGGCTGA
- a CDS encoding siderophore ABC transporter substrate-binding protein translates to MSLRLRARTATAVLTAVPLALVLAACGADTESQAGETTGGGEPRTVTIEDNHGSVEVPVDPARVVALDNHVFETLSAWDVPLAAAPKGIMGDGLWPEYTDDDAVLDVGMHREPNLESIVAAEPDLIIGGYRFSDSYDDIKAQNPDAVVIEIAPREGEDQAAELARQTEILGEIFDRQDEAAAIVADYDAAVDAARTAYDGQSTVVGLITSGGEISYSAPVTGRSIGVLFPALGLQPAIEQAAEDTSHGDDISVEAIASANPDWIIVLDRDGAGVGEGEYRPAKELIEGSEALASVTAVAEQQVVYLDPDFYLTEDIQAYTALYEQIAQAFEAAA, encoded by the coding sequence ATGTCACTGCGCCTGCGCGCACGCACCGCGACCGCCGTCCTCACGGCGGTCCCGCTCGCCCTCGTCCTCGCTGCCTGCGGCGCGGACACCGAGTCGCAGGCCGGTGAGACGACCGGCGGAGGTGAACCGCGGACCGTGACCATCGAGGACAACCACGGGAGCGTCGAGGTCCCCGTCGACCCGGCACGCGTCGTCGCGCTCGACAACCACGTCTTCGAGACGCTCTCCGCCTGGGACGTGCCGCTGGCCGCGGCACCGAAGGGCATCATGGGCGACGGCCTCTGGCCCGAGTACACCGACGACGACGCCGTGCTCGACGTCGGCATGCACCGCGAGCCGAACCTCGAGTCGATCGTCGCGGCCGAGCCCGACCTCATCATCGGCGGGTACCGGTTCTCCGACAGCTATGACGACATCAAGGCGCAGAACCCGGACGCGGTGGTCATCGAGATCGCACCCCGCGAGGGGGAGGACCAGGCCGCCGAGCTCGCCCGCCAGACCGAGATCCTCGGCGAGATCTTCGACCGCCAGGACGAGGCCGCCGCCATCGTCGCGGACTACGACGCCGCGGTCGACGCCGCGCGCACCGCCTACGACGGGCAGAGCACGGTTGTCGGGCTCATCACCTCGGGCGGCGAGATCTCGTACAGCGCGCCCGTGACCGGGCGCAGCATCGGCGTGCTGTTCCCCGCGCTCGGCCTTCAGCCCGCCATCGAGCAGGCCGCCGAGGACACCTCGCACGGCGACGACATCAGCGTCGAGGCCATCGCGTCGGCGAACCCGGACTGGATCATCGTCCTCGACCGTGACGGTGCCGGGGTCGGCGAGGGCGAGTACCGCCCCGCCAAGGAGCTCATCGAGGGTTCTGAGGCGCTCGCGTCGGTCACCGCCGTGGCCGAGCAGCAGGTCGTCTACCTCGACCCCGACTTCTACCTCACCGAGGACATCCAGGCGTACACGGCGCTGTACGAGCAGATCGCGCAGGCCTTCGAGGCCGCGGCCTGA
- a CDS encoding ABC transporter permease, protein MNAQDPAPAAAASAQAPTTGPDAGPGRRSALPLTVAVLVTLALVVVSLFVGVYDLRAEGGAEMFAITRVPRTVALVLAGSAMAVSGLVLQQLTQNRFVEPTTIGTSEWAGLGLLLSVIVLPTASISTRMVIASLSAFVGTMVFMAILRRIPVRTTLVVPVVGIMLGAVVSALTTLVAISTNYLQLLGTWFMGSFTSVVRGQYEMLWVVAVVCGAIFVLADRLTVAGLGREVATNLGVRYDRLILLGTALVAVASGVTTVVVGFLPFLGLVVPNVVSLLRGDDLRSNLPWVCLGGIALVTVCDIVGRTVRMPFEVPVSMVLGLVGAVAFVALVLRVQRRG, encoded by the coding sequence GTGAACGCCCAGGACCCCGCACCCGCCGCCGCGGCGTCAGCGCAGGCCCCGACCACCGGCCCGGACGCAGGTCCGGGTCGGCGGTCGGCCCTCCCGCTGACCGTCGCCGTCCTCGTCACCCTCGCCCTCGTGGTGGTGTCGCTCTTCGTGGGCGTCTACGACCTGCGGGCCGAGGGCGGCGCCGAGATGTTCGCCATCACCCGCGTGCCCCGCACCGTCGCCCTGGTGCTCGCCGGCAGCGCGATGGCCGTGAGCGGGCTGGTCCTCCAGCAGCTCACCCAGAACCGGTTCGTCGAGCCCACCACCATCGGCACGAGCGAGTGGGCCGGCCTCGGCCTGCTGCTCTCCGTGATCGTCCTCCCGACGGCCAGCATCTCGACCCGGATGGTGATCGCGAGCCTCTCCGCCTTCGTCGGGACCATGGTCTTCATGGCGATCCTGCGCCGCATCCCGGTGCGCACCACCCTCGTGGTCCCCGTCGTCGGGATCATGCTCGGCGCCGTGGTCAGTGCCCTGACCACCCTCGTCGCGATCTCCACGAACTACCTGCAGCTCCTCGGGACCTGGTTCATGGGCAGCTTCACCAGCGTGGTCCGCGGCCAGTACGAGATGCTGTGGGTGGTCGCCGTCGTGTGCGGGGCGATCTTCGTCCTGGCCGACCGGCTCACCGTCGCCGGTCTCGGGCGCGAGGTCGCGACCAACCTCGGGGTCCGCTACGACCGCCTGATCCTGCTCGGCACGGCCCTGGTGGCCGTCGCCTCCGGGGTCACGACCGTCGTCGTGGGGTTCCTGCCGTTCCTCGGGCTCGTGGTCCCCAACGTCGTCTCGCTGCTGCGCGGCGACGACCTGCGGTCGAACCTCCCGTGGGTGTGCCTCGGCGGCATCGCGCTCGTCACCGTCTGCGACATCGTGGGTCGCACGGTGCGGA